In a genomic window of Sus scrofa isolate TJ Tabasco breed Duroc chromosome 4, Sscrofa11.1, whole genome shotgun sequence:
- the S100A12 gene encoding protein S100-A12 — translation MTKLEDHLEGIINIFHQYSVRLGHYDTLIKRELKQLITKELPNTLKNTKDQGTIDKIFQNLDANQDEQVSFKEFVVLVTDVLITAHDNIHKE, via the exons ATGACTAAGCTGGAAGACCATCTGGAGGGGATCATCAACATCTTCCACCAGTACTCAGTTCGGTTGGGGCATTATGACACCCTTATCAAGCGGGAGCTGAAGCAGCTGATCACCAAGGAACTGCCCAACACCCTCAAG AACACCAAAGATCAAGGTACCATTGACAAAATATTCCAAAACCTGGATGCCAATCAAGACGAACAGGTCAGCTTTAAAGAATTCGTGGTCCTGGTGACTGATGTGCTGATAACTGCCCACGACAACATCCACAAGGAGTAG